A genome region from Acidimicrobiales bacterium includes the following:
- the rpiB gene encoding ribose 5-phosphate isomerase B: MRIAIGSDHAGYDLKAHLVAFLRDAGHDVVDAGTDSAESVDYPAYCAAVARAVAAGAVDRGIVMGGSGQGEQLAANAVRGVRAALCNDLFTARLSRLHNDANVLSIGGRVVGTALAEEIATTWLATEFEGDRHVRRVEQLAELASLSDVPDAQDALIDRLAPGATARARGEGSPAPDPTYP, encoded by the coding sequence ATGCGCATCGCCATCGGCTCCGACCACGCCGGCTACGACCTCAAGGCCCACCTGGTGGCCTTCCTGCGCGACGCCGGCCACGACGTCGTGGACGCCGGGACCGACTCGGCCGAGTCGGTCGACTACCCGGCCTACTGCGCCGCGGTGGCCCGGGCCGTGGCCGCCGGCGCCGTCGACCGGGGCATCGTCATGGGTGGCTCCGGCCAGGGCGAGCAGCTGGCCGCCAACGCGGTGCGGGGCGTGCGGGCCGCCCTGTGCAACGACCTGTTCACCGCCCGCCTGAGCCGCCTCCACAACGACGCCAACGTGCTGTCGATCGGGGGCCGGGTGGTGGGCACGGCGCTGGCCGAGGAGATCGCCACCACCTGGCTGGCCACCGAGTTCGAGGGCGACCGCCACGTGCGCCGGGTGGAGCAGCTGGCCGAGCTGGCCTCCCTGTCCGACGTCCCCGACGCCCAGGACGCCCTCATCGACCGCCTGGCCCCCGGCGCCACCGCCCGGGCCCGGGGCGAGGGCTCGCCGGCGCCCGACCCCACCTACCCGTAG